One Campylobacter concisus DNA window includes the following coding sequences:
- the ftsZ gene encoding cell division protein FtsZ: MSNSFTIEENKSLYSAKIKVVGVGGGGGNMINHIIRENPNLDIDLMIANTDAKALDNSPAHTKIQLGEKKTKGLGAGMRPEVGKEAAQESYEEIKSALETSDVVFIASGLGGGTGTGAAPVVAQAAKEIGALTVAVVTMPFSFEGKKRSKLADIGLSELRKESDSIVIIPNDRLLTLIDKKSGIKESFKMVDEVLARAVNGMCSIVLDSGVSDINLDFADVKTVMSHRGHALMGVGEAYGEGAAQEAIKNAIQSPLLDNMNINGALGVLVHFKMHPNCSLDDLHSAMSMIEEASDDDADVIFGTTTDENIEDNKVEVTIIATGFKGAEKESEEKKIAQEPENDLLNKNIVLKRRVSGGYNSDEYISQLDIPSYLRHQMD, translated from the coding sequence ATGAGCAACAGTTTCACAATCGAAGAGAACAAGAGCCTATATAGCGCAAAGATAAAGGTAGTAGGCGTAGGTGGTGGTGGTGGTAATATGATAAACCACATCATAAGAGAGAATCCAAATTTAGACATCGATCTAATGATAGCAAATACAGATGCTAAGGCACTTGACAATTCTCCTGCACACACAAAGATACAGCTTGGTGAGAAAAAGACAAAAGGTCTTGGCGCTGGTATGAGACCAGAAGTTGGCAAAGAAGCTGCACAAGAGAGCTACGAAGAGATAAAAAGTGCTCTTGAGACTTCTGATGTTGTATTTATCGCTTCAGGTCTTGGTGGTGGTACAGGTACAGGCGCTGCTCCAGTTGTTGCACAAGCTGCAAAAGAGATAGGTGCGCTAACAGTTGCTGTTGTGACTATGCCTTTTTCATTTGAGGGTAAAAAGCGCAGCAAACTAGCTGATATCGGTCTAAGCGAGCTTAGAAAAGAGAGCGACTCTATCGTTATCATACCAAACGACAGACTTTTAACTTTGATAGATAAAAAATCAGGCATCAAAGAGAGCTTTAAAATGGTTGATGAAGTGCTTGCAAGAGCAGTAAATGGTATGTGCTCTATCGTGCTTGACTCTGGTGTTAGCGATATCAACCTCGACTTTGCTGACGTAAAAACAGTTATGAGCCACAGAGGTCATGCTTTAATGGGCGTTGGCGAGGCTTATGGCGAGGGTGCAGCTCAAGAAGCTATCAAAAATGCTATCCAGTCTCCATTACTTGATAACATGAATATAAACGGAGCGCTTGGCGTTTTAGTTCATTTTAAAATGCATCCAAACTGCTCACTTGACGATCTTCATAGCGCGATGTCAATGATCGAGGAGGCATCTGATGACGATGCTGATGTGATCTTTGGTACAACAACCGATGAAAACATAGAAGACAATAAAGTCGAAGTTACTATCATCGCAACAGGTTTTAAAGGTGCTGAAAAAGAAAGTGAAGAAAAAAAAATAGCCCAAGAGCCTGAAAATGATCTTCTAAATAAAAATATCGTTTTAAAAAGAAGAGTAAGTGGCGGATATAACAGTGATGAGTATATCTCTCAGCTAGATATCCCATCGTATCTTCGCCACCAAATGGACTAA
- a CDS encoding metal-sulfur cluster assembly factor, whose amino-acid sequence MKEKIYDALSNIVDPEVGFDIVSLGLIYDASCDENGKAKVTMTLSTKSCPLHEMILGWVETAVLGVEGVKECEIDLVWEPEWNIQMASDFVKAQLGVQ is encoded by the coding sequence ATGAAAGAAAAAATTTATGATGCTCTGTCAAATATCGTCGATCCCGAGGTTGGCTTTGACATTGTTTCACTTGGGCTCATATATGATGCGAGCTGCGATGAAAACGGCAAAGCAAAGGTGACGATGACGCTTTCAACTAAGTCTTGTCCACTTCATGAGATGATACTTGGCTGGGTTGAAACGGCTGTGCTTGGTGTGGAGGGTGTGAAAGAGTGTGAGATCGACCTAGTTTGGGAGCCAGAGTGGAATATCCAAATGGCAAGCGACTTTGTAAAAGCACAACTTGGAGTGCAATAA